From a single Calothrix sp. NIES-2098 genomic region:
- the coxB gene encoding cytochrome c oxidase subunit II, which yields MKQIPLGIVTLIAGILITLISLWVGQNNHLLPEQASAQAPLVDNFFNVMVAIGTALFLVVQGAILFSVIKFRRRRGDNTDGEPIEGSFPLEILWTIIPGIIVIGLGIYSVDVYTEMGGMDAISHHGMTHESMMAQPNSNPIGIGSTPANEGKPPSLVVNVTGMQYAWLFNYPDSNVNTGELHVPVGQDVLLNISANDVIHSFWIPQFRLKQDAIPGQATQLRFTATKTGQYPVVCAELCGGYHGSMRTSVVVHTPEEYDRWLAENRIAQQPEMDRTVAVNP from the coding sequence ATGAAACAAATTCCCCTTGGGATCGTAACTTTAATTGCAGGTATCTTAATTACTTTGATTAGCTTGTGGGTAGGGCAAAATAATCATCTCCTACCAGAACAAGCTTCTGCACAAGCGCCTTTAGTAGATAATTTCTTTAACGTCATGGTAGCCATTGGTACTGCTTTATTTTTAGTAGTACAAGGGGCAATCCTCTTTTCTGTTATCAAGTTTCGTCGTCGTCGCGGCGATAACACCGATGGCGAGCCAATTGAAGGCAGTTTCCCCCTAGAGATTTTGTGGACAATAATCCCTGGAATCATTGTGATTGGACTGGGAATATACAGTGTAGATGTATACACCGAAATGGGGGGTATGGATGCCATTAGTCATCACGGCATGACCCACGAGTCGATGATGGCACAACCCAACTCTAACCCGATTGGGATTGGTTCTACACCTGCAAACGAAGGTAAGCCGCCATCTCTAGTAGTCAACGTTACCGGGATGCAGTACGCTTGGCTGTTCAACTATCCCGATAGCAATGTGAATACTGGCGAACTGCACGTTCCTGTGGGTCAAGATGTACTGCTAAATATCTCTGCAAATGATGTCATCCACTCGTTTTGGATTCCGCAGTTTCGGTTGAAGCAAGATGCAATTCCCGGACAAGCCACACAGTTACGCTTCACCGCTACCAAAACCGGACAATACCCGGTAGTTTGCGCCGAACTTTGTGGCGGCTATCACGGTAGTATGCGTACTTCCGTAGTCGTCCACACCCCCGAAGAGTACGATCGCTGGTTGGCAGAAAACCGCATCGCCCAACAGCCAGAAATGGATCGCACCGTTGCCGTAAATCCCTAG
- a CDS encoding XRE family transcriptional regulator, which yields MPYAITKRCIQCDNCLPQCPTGAIKIIEGDYWIDPSLCNNCQGYVAPQCVISCPVDSPVPYQAKKGRCKVDVTIAASPKLFTDGKSHPFASAIVIWELCNVLAQRQSLLWEVDADGELYYQRQINGGKGAIAFRVTDDTSDSKSPIALKDGKALSAIETFDIRSACMHLIYAAHVTNLDRPGEEEFIINDRQIEEYLGLDKRKDLSKTTKLALIKELAQQPCKLIASINLPPQRKIKGVCLENSRLWHLLDIQHHFQEDELGCKHLVGLTFKIKAGEWVQYFLNRQGCKDRTAFYQYGSLPKALLNAVMSIWQQHEGAARMMLWLLFKTKMGREQRVTIPTLMRVAYGERKLSQVSLHPENRQRLLRIFESDLEVLNHYGLKPVFDPVTYPREIQPLWTKLVNIPEDAEAALEFWIDDGSNGTRLTDAAPRGKWNRLMNARILYFEIPPEWKKQLTKSKKKQRTHNRKTKLKPQIALSTEYILEARKKLGLSQRDLAQLTGKSQSWIRDIENGRFQAKLEDQILLRKALGIH from the coding sequence ATGCCCTACGCCATTACTAAGCGCTGTATTCAGTGTGATAATTGCCTTCCTCAGTGTCCTACAGGTGCAATCAAGATTATTGAAGGTGATTACTGGATTGACCCTAGTTTGTGTAATAACTGTCAAGGTTATGTTGCACCGCAGTGTGTAATTTCTTGCCCGGTTGACTCGCCAGTACCTTATCAAGCAAAAAAAGGTAGATGCAAGGTTGATGTCACAATCGCTGCTAGTCCAAAGCTATTTACCGACGGTAAAAGCCATCCTTTTGCCTCAGCAATTGTTATTTGGGAATTATGCAACGTTTTAGCACAGCGCCAATCTCTGCTTTGGGAAGTGGATGCAGATGGAGAGTTATATTATCAACGGCAAATTAATGGCGGTAAAGGTGCGATCGCTTTTCGAGTTACAGACGATACCTCAGATTCAAAATCACCCATCGCGCTGAAAGATGGAAAGGCTTTGTCTGCGATCGAGACATTTGATATTAGATCTGCTTGTATGCACTTGATCTATGCGGCTCATGTCACTAACCTAGATCGGCCTGGAGAAGAAGAGTTTATCATCAACGACCGACAAATTGAGGAATATTTAGGACTGGACAAACGCAAAGACTTGAGCAAAACTACCAAGCTGGCTTTAATTAAAGAACTTGCTCAACAACCCTGCAAACTGATAGCTTCGATTAATTTGCCCCCACAACGCAAAATTAAGGGAGTTTGTCTGGAAAACAGTCGATTGTGGCATTTATTGGATATTCAGCACCACTTTCAGGAAGACGAGTTGGGATGCAAACACTTAGTGGGGTTGACTTTCAAAATTAAAGCCGGCGAGTGGGTGCAGTATTTTCTCAATCGCCAAGGTTGTAAGGATCGCACGGCGTTCTATCAGTATGGTAGTTTACCCAAAGCGTTGCTGAATGCAGTCATGAGTATTTGGCAGCAACATGAAGGTGCAGCGCGGATGATGTTGTGGTTATTATTTAAAACCAAAATGGGTAGAGAACAGCGCGTAACAATCCCCACTCTCATGAGGGTTGCCTACGGTGAGAGAAAACTGAGCCAAGTGTCTTTGCATCCAGAGAATCGCCAACGTCTGTTGAGAATATTTGAAAGCGATTTAGAAGTACTCAATCATTATGGACTTAAACCTGTATTCGATCCTGTCACCTATCCCAGAGAAATTCAACCTTTGTGGACTAAGTTGGTTAATATTCCCGAAGATGCGGAGGCAGCGTTAGAATTCTGGATTGATGATGGTAGTAATGGCACGCGATTGACTGATGCTGCGCCTCGTGGCAAGTGGAATCGATTAATGAATGCTCGGATCTTATATTTTGAGATACCGCCAGAGTGGAAAAAACAACTCACCAAGTCTAAGAAGAAGCAGCGCACGCACAACCGCAAAACAAAGTTAAAACCGCAAATAGCTTTGTCTACCGAATATATTCTTGAGGCCAGAAAAAAACTAGGGTTAAGCCAAAGAGATTTGGCACAGCTAACGGGTAAAAGTCAGAGTTGGATTCGTGATATTGAAAATGGACGGTTTCAAGCTAAGTTAGAAGACCAAATACTATTGCGTAAGGCGTTAGGTATACATTAG
- a CDS encoding cytochrome c oxidase subunit I yields the protein MTQLETSQITTVVTEHELHQRWKWYDYFTFNIDHKVIGIQYLVTAFVFYLIGGLMAMAIRIELNTPDADFLDPNLYNAFMTNHGTLMIFMWIVPAAIGGFGNFLVPLMVGARDMAFPKLNAIAFWLNPPAGALLLGSFFFGGSQSGWTAYPPLSLITANTAQTMWILAIVLVGTSSILGALNFVVTILKMKVPSMQWTQMPLFCWAILATSVLALLSTPVLAAGLVLLLFDINFGTSFFKPDAGGNVVLYQHLFWFYSHPAVYLMILPIFGIMSEVIPVHARKPIFGYKAIAYSSLAICVIGLFVWVHHMFTSGTPPWMRMFFTISTLIVAVPTGVKIFGWVATLWGGKIRFTSAMLFAIGLLSMFVVGGLGGVTLGTAPFDLHVHDTYYVVGHFHYVLFGGSVFGIYAGIYHWFPKITGRMMNETWGRVHFALTFVGTHLTFLPMHQLGLQGMPRRVAMYDPQFAGINHICTIGAIVLGISVLPFFFNAIWSWLYGPKAADNPWDALTLEWTTSSPPAIENWEVLPVVTHGPYDYGRTVEVNQTVQTASI from the coding sequence ATGACACAGTTAGAAACTTCGCAAATCACCACAGTCGTTACCGAACACGAACTACACCAGAGGTGGAAATGGTACGACTATTTCACCTTTAATATCGATCACAAAGTTATTGGCATTCAATATCTGGTGACAGCCTTTGTGTTTTATCTGATTGGCGGATTGATGGCGATGGCCATCCGCATCGAATTAAATACACCAGATGCAGATTTTCTCGATCCCAATCTGTATAACGCCTTCATGACCAATCACGGCACGTTGATGATTTTTATGTGGATTGTACCAGCTGCCATTGGCGGATTTGGTAACTTTCTTGTGCCGTTGATGGTTGGGGCGCGAGACATGGCGTTTCCCAAATTAAATGCGATCGCATTTTGGTTGAATCCACCAGCTGGGGCATTACTTTTAGGCAGTTTCTTTTTTGGTGGTTCGCAAAGCGGCTGGACTGCTTACCCACCCTTGAGTTTAATCACGGCCAATACTGCCCAGACAATGTGGATTTTAGCGATCGTGTTGGTGGGGACTTCCTCAATTTTGGGGGCGTTAAACTTTGTCGTCACGATCTTGAAAATGAAAGTCCCCAGTATGCAGTGGACGCAAATGCCATTATTTTGCTGGGCAATTTTAGCAACTTCAGTTTTAGCCCTGCTATCTACCCCAGTGCTAGCAGCGGGATTGGTGCTGTTATTATTTGATATCAACTTTGGCACTTCTTTCTTTAAGCCTGATGCTGGGGGAAATGTGGTGCTTTATCAGCATTTATTTTGGTTTTATTCCCACCCCGCAGTATATTTAATGATTTTGCCCATCTTCGGCATTATGTCCGAAGTGATTCCCGTTCACGCGCGTAAACCGATATTTGGTTATAAAGCGATCGCTTATTCTAGCTTGGCAATCTGCGTTATCGGTTTATTTGTCTGGGTACACCACATGTTTACCAGTGGTACACCCCCGTGGATGCGGATGTTTTTCACCATCTCCACACTGATTGTTGCCGTTCCCACTGGCGTGAAGATTTTTGGCTGGGTGGCGACACTTTGGGGTGGTAAAATCCGCTTCACCAGTGCCATGTTATTTGCTATTGGCTTACTGTCAATGTTTGTCGTTGGCGGACTGGGCGGCGTCACCTTGGGTACAGCACCTTTTGACCTTCACGTTCACGATACATATTATGTAGTTGGTCACTTCCACTACGTTTTATTTGGCGGTTCTGTATTTGGTATCTATGCGGGAATTTATCATTGGTTCCCCAAGATTACCGGACGAATGATGAATGAAACTTGGGGACGAGTTCACTTTGCGCTTACTTTTGTTGGCACTCACCTCACCTTCTTACCAATGCACCAACTAGGATTGCAGGGAATGCCACGTAGAGTTGCCATGTACGATCCTCAGTTTGCTGGCATCAATCATATTTGTACCATTGGTGCAATTGTTTTGGGCATATCTGTACTACCGTTCTTCTTCAACGCCATTTGGAGTTGGCTATATGGCCCCAAAGCAGCAGACAACCCTTGGGATGCACTGACTTTAGAGTGGACAACCAGTTCTCCACCCGCAATTGAAAATTGGGAAGTACTGCCTGTAGTGACTCACGGCCCCTATGATTACGGGCGCACTGTGGAAGTTAATCAAACAGTTCAAACTGCTTCTATTTAG
- a CDS encoding serine/threonine protein kinase encodes MANHNDDSNSDSSVTNHRYPKPPGNRIYLKKTDVALTIYIYPLHKFINKLDTKAGRLINGCLALAVIVFIPTLILMNIVMVGLVALMIYLIVFKLSIPCLFILILIILFPLRFTLETNYFFISQFSKVYLLINEHSFSLNWNFLGINYHVSGKTQDLRSVKVAELKTLKNIGFQTHLCLTQGIYSHKFGFGLFRNQQEWLAQEINDFLETWRSKHQ; translated from the coding sequence ATGGCTAATCACAATGACGATAGTAATAGCGATAGTTCAGTTACGAACCATCGCTATCCTAAACCACCCGGAAATAGAATTTACCTTAAAAAAACCGATGTCGCTTTAACAATTTATATATATCCATTACACAAGTTTATAAATAAATTAGACACAAAAGCTGGACGTTTAATAAATGGATGTTTAGCACTCGCAGTAATTGTATTTATACCTACTTTAATTCTCATGAATATTGTCATGGTAGGTTTAGTAGCTTTAATGATATACTTAATAGTATTTAAGTTATCAATTCCATGTTTATTCATATTAATTCTGATTATATTGTTTCCATTGCGTTTTACCCTTGAAACCAATTATTTCTTCATATCGCAATTCTCCAAAGTTTATTTATTGATTAACGAACACAGTTTTAGTCTTAATTGGAATTTTTTAGGAATTAACTATCATGTAAGTGGTAAAACCCAAGATTTGCGTTCGGTTAAAGTCGCAGAGTTAAAAACATTAAAAAACATAGGTTTTCAAACACATTTATGCCTAACTCAAGGCATTTACTCTCATAAATTTGGCTTTGGATTGTTTAGAAACCAGCAGGAATGGTTAGCTCAAGAAATTAATGATTTTCTCGAAACATGGCGCTCTAAGCATCAATGA
- a CDS encoding aIF-2BI family translation initiation factor gives MTYSPNQVYPVIWHNDSVSLIDQTLLPNEYGFVEIHRSEDMARAIKTMIVRGAPAIGVAAAYGMYLGAREIETSDRNEFLQHLEQVAQMLRSTRPTAVNLFWAISRMMKTAYETLGTVAELKQTLFETAQAINAEDLQTCQAIGDNGLTVLPKNPEKLTILTHCNAGALATAGYGTALGVVRSAWREGRLARVFADETRPRLQGAKLTAWECVQEGIPVTLITDNMAAHCMKQGLIHAVVVGADRIAANGDTANKIGTYSVAIAAKAHNIPFFVAAPLSTVDFELSDGSQIPIEERDPTEIYQVGNTILTPEGVEFYNPAFDVTPANLITAIITENGAFAPSELAKSQVKQAV, from the coding sequence ATGACATATTCCCCCAACCAAGTTTATCCAGTTATTTGGCACAATGACTCGGTATCGCTAATCGATCAAACTCTCTTACCCAATGAGTATGGGTTTGTGGAGATTCACCGCAGTGAAGATATGGCAAGGGCAATTAAGACGATGATTGTCCGAGGTGCCCCTGCAATTGGTGTCGCAGCAGCATACGGTATGTATCTTGGGGCGAGGGAGATTGAAACTAGCGATCGCAACGAATTTTTACAACACTTAGAGCAAGTTGCCCAAATGTTGCGTTCTACTCGTCCGACGGCGGTCAATTTATTTTGGGCAATTAGCCGGATGATGAAAACTGCCTATGAAACCTTGGGAACAGTAGCAGAACTAAAACAAACTCTTTTTGAAACCGCGCAAGCCATCAATGCTGAAGATTTGCAAACTTGTCAGGCGATCGGTGACAATGGCTTGACTGTATTGCCAAAGAACCCGGAAAAGCTGACAATTCTCACTCATTGCAACGCTGGCGCGCTAGCAACTGCCGGTTATGGGACAGCTTTGGGTGTGGTACGTTCGGCTTGGAGAGAAGGACGTTTAGCGCGTGTGTTTGCCGATGAAACCCGTCCTCGCTTGCAAGGTGCAAAACTCACAGCTTGGGAATGCGTTCAAGAAGGTATTCCTGTGACATTGATTACTGATAATATGGCCGCCCACTGCATGAAGCAAGGATTAATTCATGCTGTTGTGGTTGGTGCGGATAGAATTGCTGCTAACGGTGATACTGCGAATAAAATTGGTACTTATAGTGTAGCGATCGCAGCTAAAGCCCATAATATTCCTTTCTTTGTCGCGGCTCCCTTGTCTACTGTTGATTTTGAATTATCTGACGGTAGCCAAATTCCCATTGAAGAACGCGATCCTACAGAAATTTATCAAGTAGGTAATACGATTCTTACGCCTGAAGGTGTGGAATTTTATAATCCGGCTTTTGATGTTACCCCAGCAAATTTAATTACAGCCATCATTACCGAAAATGGTGCTTTTGCTCCTAGTGAATTAGCCAAATCTCAGGTTAAGCAAGCGGTTTAA
- a CDS encoding transketolase, producing MATVEQLQAWHELAQQLRVDSIRATTAAGSGHPTSSMSAADLMAVLLAKYFRYDFSNPHDRHNDRLIFSKGHAAPLLYAMYRAAGAIDDRELMSLRQYGSRLEGHPTPVLPWVDVATGSLGQGLPIAVGVALAGEYLDNLPYHTWVLLGDSEMAEGSIWEAFEHATHYKLANLIAVLDVNRLGQRGQTMLGWNTHVYRDRAQAFGWKAIEIDGHNLEEIDQAYAEAVDNLDCPTLIVARTKKGKGVAHLEDIGGWHGKALKPDDAKNAIAELGGERQIIIQVEKPNFPTETATTNHSQVLQLPVYQEGDSVATRKAYGDALQALGASRFDVVALDGEVSNSTYAEEFAKAYPDRYFEMYIAEQQMVAAAVGLQVRQYKPFASTFAAFLSRAYDFIRMAAISRANIKLVGSHAGVSIGQDGPSQMALEDLASLRAVWNSTVLYPCDANQTAKLVAEMVDLDGIVYLRTTRESTPVLYPADEDFAVGGSKVVRSSDRDRVAVIAAGITVHEALKAYDRLKQEDIIVRIIDAYSVKPIDAATLHQAARDTDGNLIVVEDHWSEGGLGAAVLDAFVGTGTAPSYGELQLNFIKLAVQNMPGSGTPEELLHAAKIDADAIVEAVRSLVKQAAWVPTE from the coding sequence ATGGCTACCGTTGAACAGTTGCAAGCATGGCATGAGTTAGCACAACAACTGCGAGTTGATAGTATTCGTGCAACCACGGCTGCTGGATCGGGTCATCCCACCTCCTCTATGTCCGCTGCTGACTTGATGGCAGTGCTGTTGGCGAAGTATTTCCGCTATGACTTTAGCAATCCACACGATCGCCATAACGATCGCCTGATTTTCTCCAAAGGGCACGCAGCACCGCTATTGTATGCTATGTATCGCGCAGCAGGGGCAATTGACGATCGCGAATTGATGTCTTTGCGTCAATATGGCAGTCGCTTAGAAGGACATCCCACTCCTGTACTACCTTGGGTAGATGTGGCAACGGGTTCTCTTGGTCAAGGATTGCCAATTGCTGTGGGTGTGGCTTTGGCTGGCGAATATTTAGACAACTTGCCATATCACACTTGGGTTTTGCTTGGGGATAGCGAAATGGCGGAAGGTTCGATTTGGGAAGCTTTTGAACACGCTACTCACTACAAACTAGCAAATTTAATCGCCGTTTTGGATGTTAACCGCTTGGGGCAGCGCGGCCAAACAATGTTAGGTTGGAATACTCATGTTTATCGCGATCGCGCTCAGGCTTTCGGCTGGAAGGCAATTGAAATCGACGGTCATAATTTAGAAGAGATTGACCAAGCCTACGCCGAAGCAGTTGATAATCTCGATTGTCCCACACTGATCGTCGCTCGCACAAAGAAAGGTAAGGGTGTAGCACATTTAGAAGATATTGGCGGTTGGCATGGTAAGGCATTAAAACCCGATGATGCCAAAAATGCGATCGCGGAACTGGGAGGAGAACGTCAGATAATTATTCAGGTGGAAAAGCCGAACTTCCCAACCGAAACAGCTACAACTAATCACTCACAAGTTCTCCAGCTTCCTGTATATCAAGAAGGCGATTCAGTGGCGACTCGTAAAGCTTACGGCGATGCTTTACAAGCTTTAGGCGCATCGCGATTTGATGTAGTTGCTTTAGATGGAGAAGTTAGTAACTCCACTTACGCCGAAGAGTTTGCTAAAGCTTACCCCGATCGCTATTTTGAAATGTACATTGCCGAGCAGCAAATGGTCGCTGCCGCCGTAGGATTGCAAGTGCGGCAATATAAACCTTTTGCTTCCACCTTTGCAGCATTTTTAAGTCGAGCTTATGATTTTATTCGCATGGCGGCAATCTCTCGCGCCAATATTAAACTAGTTGGTTCCCATGCGGGAGTTTCAATTGGTCAAGATGGCCCTTCGCAAATGGCATTGGAAGACTTGGCTAGTTTGCGAGCAGTATGGAATAGTACCGTGCTTTATCCCTGCGATGCCAATCAAACCGCCAAACTTGTAGCGGAAATGGTCGATTTGGATGGGATTGTTTATCTGCGGACAACTCGTGAAAGCACGCCTGTTCTCTATCCTGCCGATGAAGATTTTGCTGTAGGTGGTAGCAAAGTCGTTCGCAGTTCCGATCGCGATCGAGTAGCAGTGATTGCCGCTGGGATTACAGTACACGAAGCCCTGAAAGCATACGATCGCCTAAAACAAGAAGATATTATAGTGCGAATCATTGATGCTTACTCAGTCAAGCCAATTGATGCGGCAACTCTGCACCAAGCAGCCCGTGATACCGATGGCAACCTCATTGTAGTAGAAGACCACTGGAGTGAAGGCGGATTGGGCGCTGCGGTACTTGATGCCTTTGTCGGTACGGGTACTGCTCCTAGTTATGGTGAATTGCAACTTAACTTTATCAAGCTAGCAGTACAGAATATGCCAGGATCGGGCACTCCCGAAGAACTACTTCATGCCGCCAAAATTGACGCTGATGCCATTGTCGAGGCAGTGCGATCGCTTGTCAAACAAGCTGCTTGGGTGCCAACGGAGTAA
- a CDS encoding cytochrome c oxidase subunit III yields MQDSTLNAPEISLSSAASHEEHPDLRVFGLLTFLVSESLMFGGFFASYLVLRGAAAVWPPEGTEVELLVPTINTVILVSSSFVIHLGDTAIKKNNVAGMRLWYGITALMGAIFLAGQAYEYLTLGYGLTTNVFANCFYLMTGFHGLHVFIGLLLILGVLWRSRRFGHYSATKHTGIEMAEIYWHFVDIIWIILFSLLYILTLF; encoded by the coding sequence ATGCAGGATTCAACTTTGAACGCCCCAGAAATCTCGTTAAGTTCAGCCGCTTCCCATGAAGAACATCCAGACTTGCGGGTGTTTGGGCTGCTGACGTTTCTGGTTTCGGAGTCCTTAATGTTTGGCGGTTTTTTTGCTAGTTACCTCGTTTTGCGCGGTGCTGCCGCAGTTTGGCCGCCCGAAGGTACAGAAGTAGAATTACTCGTACCGACGATTAACACAGTCATCCTAGTTTCTAGCAGTTTTGTTATCCATTTAGGTGATACAGCAATTAAGAAAAATAATGTCGCTGGAATGCGTTTGTGGTATGGCATCACTGCCCTAATGGGAGCTATTTTCCTTGCTGGTCAAGCATATGAGTATCTGACTTTAGGATATGGGTTAACAACTAACGTGTTTGCCAACTGTTTTTACTTAATGACAGGCTTCCACGGTTTACACGTATTTATTGGGTTGTTATTAATATTGGGAGTACTTTGGCGATCGCGTCGTTTCGGTCATTACTCTGCTACTAAACACACTGGCATTGAAATGGCAGAAATCTACTGGCACTTTGTAGACATCATCTGGATTATTCTATTTTCGCTGCTGTATATCCTGACTTTGTTTTAG
- a CDS encoding cation efflux system protein, with protein sequence MAHNHSHNHNHHHHEHGTNNYNRAFMIGTILNVGFVIIEAFYGYLAHSLALLADAGHNLSDVLGLLLAWGASFLGSRPPTLRYTYGLRRSSILAALINAIALLLVMGGIAWEAVQRFHSPASVGAITVIGVAMVGIVINTITALMFMSGRKHDLNIRGAFLHMAADAGVSLGVVLAGIAIVFTGWLWFDPVVSLIIVAVVVFGTWQLLKDSVNLALDAVPEGIEPLAVQTYLSELPGVTQIHDLHIWAMSTTETALTAHLVISSGHPGDDFLVQTCKELHDHFGIEHSTLQIEIGDSNQTCALASNHRV encoded by the coding sequence ATGGCACATAATCACAGTCATAACCATAATCATCATCATCACGAACATGGCACTAATAACTATAATCGCGCTTTCATGATTGGTACTATCCTCAATGTCGGATTTGTCATTATTGAAGCGTTTTATGGATACTTAGCGCACTCTTTAGCTTTGCTTGCTGATGCAGGTCACAATTTAAGTGATGTATTAGGACTGCTACTAGCTTGGGGAGCAAGTTTTTTGGGCAGCCGACCGCCAACTCTACGCTATACTTACGGACTGCGACGTTCTTCTATCTTAGCGGCTTTGATAAATGCGATCGCACTTTTGTTAGTCATGGGCGGAATTGCTTGGGAAGCAGTACAACGCTTTCACAGCCCTGCATCCGTAGGAGCAATTACAGTTATTGGCGTAGCAATGGTAGGAATTGTCATCAACACCATCACAGCTTTAATGTTTATGTCAGGTCGCAAACATGACTTAAACATTCGCGGCGCATTTTTACACATGGCGGCTGATGCTGGCGTTTCTTTAGGAGTTGTGTTGGCTGGTATCGCCATTGTTTTCACAGGCTGGTTGTGGTTTGACCCAGTTGTGAGCTTGATTATCGTTGCCGTAGTTGTATTTGGTACTTGGCAGTTGTTGAAAGATTCCGTAAATCTAGCATTAGATGCCGTACCCGAAGGAATTGAGCCGCTAGCAGTTCAAACTTATCTATCAGAACTTCCTGGTGTCACCCAAATTCACGATTTACACATCTGGGCAATGAGTACCACTGAAACAGCCCTAACTGCTCACCTAGTAATTTCCTCTGGACATCCTGGTGATGATTTTCTTGTCCAGACTTGTAAAGAACTGCACGATCATTTCGGCATCGAACATTCTACTTTACAAATCGAAATTGGTGATTCCAATCAAACGTGTGCTTTGGCTTCCAATCACAGAGTTTGA